From a region of the Helianthus annuus cultivar XRQ/B chromosome 5, HanXRQr2.0-SUNRISE, whole genome shotgun sequence genome:
- the LOC110943034 gene encoding protein HEADING DATE 3B, with translation MGNVKDEGKKMDPLFPRLHISDADKGDPRTPPRNKMAISQQFNVPSQSGQRFVSGSVSPVLPLSTNNGNRLGPSTSSSYHDANYKRSMLSSFGRSCGSTRMATRLDSYHSSGINLNISLTTVKQTIETTNCQTLCNTGHPKPQEFRTTRNNTIVKKLEYEDDYLVPSFTFGNAQHDTNRGSFSTNVYQKQLKITDKEITHENKQNTMTSKDIAREPMPCYNSDRGRFSEMLNEDVSPSIKKRILIDEPQTSHDPSTRLPLKRKGFQENMVYKDGTKNIWTFLGDNRKVDRDTHEALATVNKSEEDHGFLHLGDARKTTNRLETNFLSGFNINPGEVSQIIGPEQYCIARRTIIQQQRVFQSQLFELHRLIKVQKILAESPDLLIENSFYKLKKSPSEDMFPHLFHRKQNNDTGKIYNPNLVDLPPPPPPPPPTINGGKQPPWCFLPTPPPGNQWLVPVRSPSEGLVYKPLAGASPPPLGLMPPVYGMSLTPSNADFLTNGYNIPTSYQQGISVFPSTSLLTSYGFPAITKHISSPAIDDSVNYSKNSKTACNIESDLQGSSGSSSNERKKGDELPLFPTTPMAQTSDQCTERKQGSNERIKVIKVVPHNPKLASESAARIFQFIQEERKHNE, from the exons ATGGGGAATGTAAAAGATGAAGGGAAGAAAATGGATCCTTTGTTTCCGAGGCTTCATATTAGTGATGCCGATAAAGGAGACCCGAGAACACCTCCAAGGAATAAAATGGCTATATCTCAACAGTTTAATGTACCCTCACAAAGCGGACAAAGGTTTGTTTCCGGATCTGTGTCACCGGTTTTACCTCTTTCTACCAACAATGGTAATCGTTTGGGTCCTAGCACATCATCTTCTTATCAT GATGCAAACTACAAAAGAAGTATGCTTTCGTCTTTTGGGCGGTCATGTGGATCAACAAGAATGGCTACAAGACTCGATTCTTATCACTCAAGTGGTATCAATTTGAATATATCATTAACAACCGTTAAACAAACGATAGAAACTACTAATTGTCAAACCTTATGCAACACTGGACATCCAAAACCTCAAGAGTTTAGAACTACAAGGAACAACACTATAGTCAAGAAGCTTGAATATGAAGATGATTACCTGGTTCCAAGTTTTACATTTGGGAACGCCCAACACGATACAAATAGAGGGAGTTTCAGCACAAATGTTTATCAAAAGCAATTGAAAATAACCGATAAAGAGATCACCCATGAAAATAAACAAAACACTATGACATCTAAAGACATTGCTAGAGAACCCATGCCATGTTATAATTCTGATAGAGGTCGGTTTTCAGAAATGTTAAACGAAGATGTGTCTCCCTCAATAAAGAAAAGGATCTTGATAGATGAACCACAAACGTCCCATGATCCCAGTACTAGGTTGCCacttaaaagaaaaggttttcAAGAAAACATGGTCTACAAAGATGGTACAAAAAATATATGGACTTTTCTCGGAGATAATAGAAAAGTTGATAGGGATACTCATGAAGCTCTTGCTACTGTTAATAAAAGTGAAGAAGATCATGGCTTTTTACATTTAGGAGATGCTCGGAAAACTACCAACAGATTAGAGACAAACTTTCTTTCAGGATTTAATATAAACCCCGGGGAAGTTTCACAAATAATCGGTCCAGAACAATATTGCATAGCAAGACGAACAATTATTCA ACAACAAAGAGTTTTCCAGTCACAACTCTTCGAGTTGCATCGATTAATAAAG GTACAAAAAATACTAGCAGAATCACCTGATCTTTTGATAGAAAATAGTTTTTACAAACTAAAGAAGTCGCCATCTGAAGACATGTTCCCACATCTTTTTCATCGGAAACAAAACAATGATACCGGAAAAATATACAACCCGAATTTAGTAGACctcccaccgccaccaccaccaccaccaccgactATCAACGGTGGCAAACAACCACCATGGTGCTTCCTTCCAACACCTCCACCAGGAAACCAATGGTTGGTGCCTGTTAGGTCACCATCTGAGGGACTAGTTTACAAACCCCTCGCCGGAGCTTCTCCACCACCTCTCGGCCTCATGCCACCAGTGTATGGCATGAGCCTAACACCCTCAAATGCGGACTTCCTCACCAATGGTTATAATATTCCAACATCTTACCAACAAGGAATCAGTGTATTTCCGAGCACTTCCCTTTTAACATCATATGGATTTCCAGCGATAACCAAACATATTAGTTCTCCAGCGATCGATGACAGTGTGAACTATAGCAAAAATAGTAAAACCGCGTGTAATATAGAGAGTGATTTGCAGGGAAGTAGTGGAAGCAGCTCTAATGAAAGAAAAAAAGGAGATGAACTTCCTCTTTTTCCAACCACACCGATGGCTCAAACTTCTGATCAATGTACAGAACGAAAGCAGGGATCTAATGAACGGATAAAAGTGATCAAAGTTGTACCACATAATCCGAAATTGGCATCTGAATCAGCTGCTCGTATATTCCAGTTCATACAAGAGGAAAGGAAACATAatgaatag